A single genomic interval of Arctopsyche grandis isolate Sample6627 chromosome 8, ASM5162203v2, whole genome shotgun sequence harbors:
- the LOC143915640 gene encoding protein FAM8A1 isoform X2, which yields MEEAKLEKDVKVSDTDANKNKQSDEEILAEKTKYFSMLRCWLYQMQMSQATAYLPYYLMSTQMPMQLQFQFQFQPTAPFLNNNYQHQGQWPYYQLMQNYQDGRTQPNANSPNAGRNIRPPTNTADGINRNGGMEFVVPPLWKRFVAEFLDFFFLFITKVFFTFIAVDYLDLIVFNTKTTTLHLLKQLTEDYDFAFEVTAEIFILELINRLGACFYEAVFLSDVLGGIPWGATPGKAVMGLRVVYATSVIPVENRARETVIVFPGTNLTFGVALLRSAVKNALITIVFPICMFTLFFQHNRTTYDVLCNVIVVEARIPLLEQRD from the exons ATGGAAGAGGCGAAGTTAGAAAAGGATGTAAAGGTGTCAGACACAGACGCGAATAAGAACAAACAAAGCGATGAAGAGATCTTGGCTGAGAAGACGAAATACTTCTCCATGCTGAGATGTTGGCTGTATCAGATGCAAATGTCTCAGGCCACAGCTTACTTGCCTTACTATTTGATGTCAACCCAAATGCCTATGCAGTTGcagtttcagttccagtttcaGCCTACAGCCCCCTTTCTGAACAACAACTATCAGCATCAGGGCCAGTGGCCTTATTATCAGCTCATGCAGAATTACCAAGACGGAAGAACGCAGCCCAACGCCAACTCACCTAATGCTGGACGCAACATTCGCCCACCGACGAATACAGCTGATG gAATCAATAGAAATGGAGGGATGGAGTTTGTCGTGCCGCCGCTTTGGAAACGATTCGTTGCAGAAttcttagattttttttttctgtttataacaaaagttttttttactttcattgcTGTCGACTACTTAGATTTGAT TGTCTTCAATACGAAAACGACAACATTACATCTTTTGAAGCAACTAACCGAAGACTATGATTTTGCATTCGAAGTCACCGCTGAAATATTTATACTGGAGTTAATAAACCGTCTCGGCGCTTGTTTCTATGAG GCTGTATTCTTGAGTGATGTTCTGGGTGGTATTCCTTGGGGAGCCACTCCTGGCAAAGCAGTTATGGGTCTGCGTGTTGTGTATGCCACAAGTGTAATTCCTGTTGAAAATAGAGCTCGTGAAACGGTCATCGTGTTCCCAGGAACAAATCTCACTTTCGGCGTTGCACTTCTGCGATCGGCTGTTAAGAATGCTCTTATTACAATCGTTTTTCCCATTTGTATGTTTACACTTTTCTTTCAGCACAACCGAACCACTTACGACGTTCTTTGCAATGTTATTGTGGTAGAAGCCAGAATACCGTTGCTTGAACAGAGagattaa
- the Rab6 gene encoding RAS oncogene family member Rab6 isoform X1: protein MSTSGDFGNPLRKFKLVFLGEQSVGKTSIITRFMYDSFDNTYQATIGIDFLSKTMYLEDRTVRLQLWDTAGQERFRSLIPSYIRDSTVAVVVYDITNANSFHQTSKWIDDVRTERGGDVIIMLVGNKTDLSDKRQVSAEEGERKAKDLNVMFIETSAKAGYNVKQLFRRVAAALPGMDSTENKPPEDTVDLQTQPPLGGDQQDSEGGCLC, encoded by the exons ATGTCCACGTCGGGAGACTTCGGCAACCCGTTGCGCAAATTCAAGCTGGTGTTCCTGGGCGAGCAGAGTG ttgGGAAAACATCCATCATTACTAGGTTTATGTACGATAGTTTTGATAATACTTATCag GCGACAATAGGCATAGATTTCCTATCGAAAACAATGTATTTAGAAGATCGCACTGTGCGGTTACAATTATGGGACACAGCTGGTCAAGAACGATTCCGATCGTTGATACCCTCATATATCCGCGACTCCACCGTCGCCGTTGTAGTCTACGACATAACGA ATGCGAATTCGTTTCATCAAACGTCTAAGTGGATCGACGATGTGCGTACGGAGCGCGGCGGAGATGTTATTATAATGCTTGTCGGTAACAAGACTGACTTATCTGATAAACGACAGGTGTCTGCCGAGGAGGGCGAACGCAAAGCTAAGGATCTTAATGTTATGTTTATAGAAACTAGTGCTAAAGCTGGTTATAATGTCAAGCAG CTGTTTCGACGTGTCGCTGCTGCACTTCCGGGAATGGATTCAACGGAAAATAAGCCACCAGAAGACA CTGTGGATTTACAAACCCAACCGCCGCTCGGAGGCGACCAGCAAGATTCGGAAGGAGGATGTCTCTGTTAA
- the Rab6 gene encoding RAS oncogene family member Rab6 isoform X2: MSTSGDFGNPLRKFKLVFLGEQSVGKTSIITRFMYDSFDNTYQATIGIDFLSKTMYLEDRTVRLQLWDTAGQERFRSLIPSYIRDSTVAVVVYDITNANSFHQTSKWIDDVRTERGGDVIIMLVGNKTDLSDKRQVSAEEGERKAKDLNVMFIETSAKAGYNVKQLFRRVAAALPGMDSTENKPPEDMQEVVLKDTPNEVRDQDGGCAC, encoded by the exons ATGTCCACGTCGGGAGACTTCGGCAACCCGTTGCGCAAATTCAAGCTGGTGTTCCTGGGCGAGCAGAGTG ttgGGAAAACATCCATCATTACTAGGTTTATGTACGATAGTTTTGATAATACTTATCag GCGACAATAGGCATAGATTTCCTATCGAAAACAATGTATTTAGAAGATCGCACTGTGCGGTTACAATTATGGGACACAGCTGGTCAAGAACGATTCCGATCGTTGATACCCTCATATATCCGCGACTCCACCGTCGCCGTTGTAGTCTACGACATAACGA ATGCGAATTCGTTTCATCAAACGTCTAAGTGGATCGACGATGTGCGTACGGAGCGCGGCGGAGATGTTATTATAATGCTTGTCGGTAACAAGACTGACTTATCTGATAAACGACAGGTGTCTGCCGAGGAGGGCGAACGCAAAGCTAAGGATCTTAATGTTATGTTTATAGAAACTAGTGCTAAAGCTGGTTATAATGTCAAGCAG CTGTTTCGACGTGTCGCTGCTGCACTTCCGGGAATGGATTCAACGGAAAATAAGCCACCAGAAGACA TGCAAGAAGTTGTCCTGAAAGATACACCCAACGAAGTCAGAGACCAAGATGGTGGTTGTGCCTGCTGA
- the LOC143915885 gene encoding uncharacterized protein LOC143915885, whose translation MFGFEFVIFETNNFFMTCPFDEDLIYNDTFDIKFSILTASDPKTKVVYRLSVYVSLIVSSVVMASCAMECRLCLCSSPADSLVSIYDNPHPPHFLLRICQLKINKGDKLPDMICLSCVNNLEMLSAFRNVCLQSDKTSRLKLFECSDIKPKEILLEDLIWEEESGVNSSANFNSPSVNAKLHKRKTASYDKKAETLNDIEISPEEFLLPETSDKINLQNVSKLRMPQKKRTPFKCEICSKSFAKNSQLLVHANTHAGVKPHKCDICSKSFDFNCRLVKHLRSHTGEKPYQCNICSKSFANKSHLIVHINTHAGIKPYKCGICLKSFTQKSTLAIHERFHTGENLYKCDVCSKTFTQKYRLVKHERSHTGEKKYKCDICSKSFAEKFSLLVHINAHAGVKSHKCDICLKSFSQKSTLTIHKRFHTGEKLYKCDVCLKSFTRKSTLALHKRFHTGDNLYKCDVCLKSFAQKYDLVRHLKYHTGVRLHECEICLKSFFEEFHLVRHSKSHSGERLCKCDTCLKTFLSKHDLVRHLKSHNMYKRYKCDICLKLFAQKSYFKRHLTSHTGGRPYKCEICIKSFLAKSHLEKHLKCHNGEAPYKCNICLKTFVEKFKLVVHMNTHTGVKPHKCDICLKLFSHKYLLVRHSRSHTGEKLFKCNICLKSFAQQFYFDRHLTSHTGEKDGLSMLIRCVYAREPSTNSYRWTDLQASNECASSIWLVLECAPPVVGFLTNTKGFASRSQCARGRVE comes from the exons ATGTTC GGATTTGAATTCGTGATTTTTGaaacgaataatttttttatgacatGTCCTTTTGATGAAGATTTGATTTACAATGACAcatttgacattaaattttct attcTTACGGCCAGTGACCCA AAGACGAAAGTAGTATATCGACTGTCAGTTTACGTTAGTTTGATCGTTTCTTCTGTCGTAATGGCGTCTTGCgcaatggagtgcagactttgccttTGTTCTTCTCCAGCTGATTCTTTAGTCTCCATATATGACAATCCTCATCCACCGCATTTTTTGCTTCGCATTTGTCAGTTAAAG ATTAACAAAGGCGACAAGCTGCCAGATATGATATGTCTTTCGTGCGTCAATAACCTGGAAATGCTCAGCGCTTTTCGAAATGTTTGTCTTCAAAGTGATAAAACGTCAAGACTGAAATTATTCGAGTGTTCAGATATCAAGCCTAAGGAAATTTTGCTGGAAGACTTAATATGGGAGGAAGAATCGGGTGTTAATTCGTCAGCGAATTTTAATAGTCCCTCTGTCAATGCCAAG TTACACAAAAGAAAAACTGCTTCGTATGATAAAAAAGCAGAAACGTTGaatgatattgaaatttcacCTGAAGAATTTTTACTGCCGGAAACTtcagataaaattaatttacaaaatgtGTCTAAATTACGAATGCCCCAGAAAAAACGCACACcattcaaatgtgaaatttgttcaaaatcatttgctAAAAACTCTCAACTTCTTGTACATGCTAATACTCATGCTGGGGtgaaaccacacaaatgtgatatttgttcaaaatcgttcGATTTTAATTGTCGCCTTGTGaaacatttaagatctcacactggggaaaaaccatatcaatgtaatatttgttcaaaatcatttgctAATAAATCCCACCTTATTGTTCACATTAATActcatgctgggataaaaccatacaaatgtggtATTTGTTTGAAGTCATTTACTCAGAAATCTACCCTTGCGATACATGAAAGGTTTCATACTGGGGAGAATCTATATAAATGTGATGTTTGTTCGAAAACTTTTACTCAAAAATATCGTCTTGTGAAACACGAAAGAAGTCATACAGGGGAAAAGaaatacaaatgtgacatatgTTCGAAATCATTTGCTGAAAAGTTTTCACTTCTTGTACACATTAATGCTCATGCTGGGGTgaaatcacacaaatgtgatatttgtttaaaatcattttctcaaaagtCCACTCTTACGATCCATAAAAGatttcatactggggaaaagctatacaaatgtgatgtttgtttaaaatcgtttactcgGAAATCTACCCTTGCGTTACATAAAAGATTTCATACTGGggataatttatacaaatgtgatgtctgcttaaaatcatttgctcaaAAATACGATCTTGTGAGACATTTGAAATATCATACTGGAGTAAGATTACacgaatgtgaaatttgtttaaaatcattttttgaagAATTCCACCTTGTGAGGCATTCGAAATCTCATTCCGGGGAGAGATTGTGCAAATGTGACACTTGTTTAAAAACGTTCCTTTCAAAACATGATCTTGTAAGGCATTTGAAATCTCATAACATGTATAAAcgatacaaatgtgacatttgcttaaaattatttgctcaaaaatcatattttaagaGACATCTGACATCTCATACGGGAGGAagaccatacaaatgtgaaatttgtataaaatcattCCTCGCAAAAAGTCACCTGGAGAAGCATTTAAAATGTCACAATGGAGAAGCAccatacaaatgtaacatttgcttaaaaacatttgttgaaaaatttaaacttgTTGTACACATGAATactcatactggggtaaaaccacacaaatgtgatatttgtttaaaattattttcccaTAAATATCTCCTTGTGCGACATTCTAGatctcatactggggaaaaacttttcaaatgtaatatttgtttaaaatcatttgctcaaCAGTTTTACTTTGACAGGCATTTGACATCTCACACTGGAGAAAAAGATG GTTTAAGTATGCTTATA AGGTGCGTCTACGCTAGAGAGCCGAGCACAAATTCGTATAGATGGACCGACTTACAAGCCTCGAACGAGTGCGCTTCGAGCATTTGGCTCGTGCTCGAGTGCGCTCCACCTGTTGTCGGTTTTTTGACGAACACAAAGGGATTTGCATCGCGCTCGCAGTGCGCTCGTGGACGTGTTGAGTGA
- the LOC143915640 gene encoding protein FAM8A1 isoform X1, whose translation MEEAKLEKDVKVSDTDANKNKQSDEEILAEKTKYFSMLRCWLYQMQMSQATAYLPYYLMSTQMPMQLQFQFQFQPTAPFLNNNYQHQGQWPYYQLMQNYQDGRTQPNANSPNAGRNIRPPTNTADGINRNGGMEFVVPPLWKRFVAEFLDFFFLFITKVFFTFIAVDYLDLINLEKYSVFNTKTTTLHLLKQLTEDYDFAFEVTAEIFILELINRLGACFYEAVFLSDVLGGIPWGATPGKAVMGLRVVYATSVIPVENRARETVIVFPGTNLTFGVALLRSAVKNALITIVFPICMFTLFFQHNRTTYDVLCNVIVVEARIPLLEQRD comes from the exons ATGGAAGAGGCGAAGTTAGAAAAGGATGTAAAGGTGTCAGACACAGACGCGAATAAGAACAAACAAAGCGATGAAGAGATCTTGGCTGAGAAGACGAAATACTTCTCCATGCTGAGATGTTGGCTGTATCAGATGCAAATGTCTCAGGCCACAGCTTACTTGCCTTACTATTTGATGTCAACCCAAATGCCTATGCAGTTGcagtttcagttccagtttcaGCCTACAGCCCCCTTTCTGAACAACAACTATCAGCATCAGGGCCAGTGGCCTTATTATCAGCTCATGCAGAATTACCAAGACGGAAGAACGCAGCCCAACGCCAACTCACCTAATGCTGGACGCAACATTCGCCCACCGACGAATACAGCTGATG gAATCAATAGAAATGGAGGGATGGAGTTTGTCGTGCCGCCGCTTTGGAAACGATTCGTTGCAGAAttcttagattttttttttctgtttataacaaaagttttttttactttcattgcTGTCGACTACTTAGATTTGAT TAATTTGGAAAAGTACAGTGTCTTCAATACGAAAACGACAACATTACATCTTTTGAAGCAACTAACCGAAGACTATGATTTTGCATTCGAAGTCACCGCTGAAATATTTATACTGGAGTTAATAAACCGTCTCGGCGCTTGTTTCTATGAG GCTGTATTCTTGAGTGATGTTCTGGGTGGTATTCCTTGGGGAGCCACTCCTGGCAAAGCAGTTATGGGTCTGCGTGTTGTGTATGCCACAAGTGTAATTCCTGTTGAAAATAGAGCTCGTGAAACGGTCATCGTGTTCCCAGGAACAAATCTCACTTTCGGCGTTGCACTTCTGCGATCGGCTGTTAAGAATGCTCTTATTACAATCGTTTTTCCCATTTGTATGTTTACACTTTTCTTTCAGCACAACCGAACCACTTACGACGTTCTTTGCAATGTTATTGTGGTAGAAGCCAGAATACCGTTGCTTGAACAGAGagattaa